The following are from one region of the Corylus avellana chromosome ca1, CavTom2PMs-1.0 genome:
- the LOC132174478 gene encoding uncharacterized mitochondrial protein AtMg00310-like, which produces MGEQASILEKAVILASQRYDTYLGLPALVGKSRMKDFKNIIDRVEKRLQDWKLKFLSQAGKEILLKVVVQAIPTYSMSVFLMPKALCSNINSLIQKFWWGHINNSSRIPWMSWSQMGQTKANGGMDFREFHCFNKALLAKQLWRLG; this is translated from the coding sequence ATGGGCGAACAAGCTTCCATTCTAGAAAAAGCTGTTATCCTGGCGTCGCAGAGATATGATACCTACCTGGGCCTTCCGGCTTTGGTGGGAAAGTCACGAATGAAGGACTTCAAGAATATTATTGACCGGGTTGAAAAAAGATTGCAAGACTGGAAGTTAAAGTTCTTGTCACAGGCGGGAAAGGAGATTTTGTTAAAAGTTGTGGTTCAAGCGATCCCGACTTACAGTATGAGCGTTTTCTTGATGCCTAAGGCTTTGTGCTCCAATATAAATTCGCTCatacaaaaattttggtggggccatATAAACAATTCTTCTCGGATCCCATGGATGAGTTGGAGTCAAATGGGACAGACAAAGGCGAACGGAGGAATGGATTTTAGGGAGTTTCATTGTTTCAATAAGGCCCTCTTAGCGAAGCAATTGTGGCGCCTTGGGTGA